TTTCCTTGCCGGCGCACCCCGTTGCCGCGGAGGGATTCTTGCCTACGGAGGCCGGGACTCTATCGCTCTCGGAGACCGCCTCTTCGCCCTTCCGATGGAGCTGGTTCTCGGATAAGGGAGGGACGATTGGCCGGGCGCCGGGTAAATACCCCCCTTAAGGGAGGAACTCGTGACTCGCAATATCATCTCTGCTTTCTTCGGGTTTTCATTGATGCTCTTGTTTTCATTCCTTTTTATCTCTACTGCATATGCAAACGAGCCTTTCTACAGCATGCCCTCAACCATCAATAAATCTGCAAACTACTTATTATTTCAACACAATTATTATGTCGAGACAAAAGGGCCGAATGGGGACTGCAAATACTACGACATCTTGAAAACTTTTTCGGAAAAGGGATATATCGTCGTAAGCGAAATTCGGCCGAAAGACGCCTCTGTCGTTGAGTATGGGAAAAAAGCGGCTGCAGATGTCCGTATACTGACTACTGCCGGTGTCCCTCCGCAAAACATAACGGTAGCCGGTCATTCAAAAGGTGGTGTCATTGTCCTTCAGGTCGCAGCAGAGCTTGAGAATCCCAAAGTCAATTATCTGATTTTAGCCGGCTGCGGGATGAAAGGGCTTGAAAAGGGATACCCTGATTTCGCAAAGCTCAAAGGGACTTTCCTGTCGCTGTATGCAACGTCGGATAAGGTGGCTGGGAGCTGTAATAGTAGCTTTTCTCAAGTAAAGTCAAGCGATTCGTCCTTCAAAGAAATTGCATTGCAGACCGATGCGGGCCATCAGCTCTTTTTTAAGCCGATTGATCTCTGGTTGGAACCGGCAATTGCGTGGTTGAAGCCGGGTAAATGATCATTTTTATTCATATGCGGCAAAAGCGCCCTCAATCCTCCCGCCCTTTACCATGAGGGAAAGGGCGTTGATTGCGAGGCGTCAGCCGCTTGAATACAACAGCAAGCTGATATTTAGCGCACGAGCACAGAACCATCGAAACGAGGAAGACCGCGGCACGTCGTTTCAACCGACAGCCCAGGCGTATTTCTTCAGCGTAACCAGCGTGGGGGAATGCTTGTTGGCAGAGAGGGCCGTCTCCAGCCGGGTAACGGCGGGAGGCCTGGTTCCCATCTTCGCCGCCACACCGGCCTGTGTTAGGCCGGCACGCCTACGAGCGGCGAGCAGTTCACGCAGCAGGTCGAACTCCGTTTCAAGCTCGTCGTATGCTGCCTTGAATTCAGGATCCTTCTTCCACGCCTCCACCATCTGGCGGTGCGTCCTGGTCGGCGGTTTCCTCTTCATGTTCATGACATGCTCACCTCTTTTTGCCGCGCCCGGGCAATATCGAGCTCCTCCTTTGGGGTCTGGACAATTTTACCTATAGAAATTAACCTTTACTGGTAATATTGTCCAAGGGGGCCACATGAGAACTCACGAAGGAAACGCCGAGGAGAAGGCACGAGGAATATTTCGCAGCCATCAGGGGGTACTCCGCACGGCTGATGCCATACGACTCGGCGTACACCGTCGGACCCTGTATGCAATGCGGGACTCGGGCCTTCTGGAGCAGATCAGCCGCGGTCTCTATCGGCTTGCCGACCTGCCACCCCTCGGGAATCCCGATCTCGTCACGGTAGCTCTCAAGATACCACACGGCGTGATCTGCCTCATTTCGGCGCTGGCTTTCCATGATCTCACAACACAGGTGCCCCACGAAGTTTACGTCGCAATCAGGCAAGGTTCGGAGCCGCCTCGCCTCTCGTTCCCGCCCATTCGCATATTCTGGTTCTCGGGCAATGCGTTCTCCGAAGGAGCGGAGATCCACAAGATTGGTGAGATCCCCCTTCACATCTACTCCCCGGAAAAGACCGTCGCGGATTGCTTCAAGCATCGCTACAAGATCGGGATCGAGGTTGCCCTGGAGGCGCTCAAGGCATATCGCCGGCGAAAGTCGTTCAATGTGGACAAACTGATCCGCTGTGCTCG
The DNA window shown above is from Deltaproteobacteria bacterium and carries:
- a CDS encoding helix-turn-helix transcriptional regulator, encoding MNMKRKPPTRTHRQMVEAWKKDPEFKAAYDELETEFDLLRELLAARRRAGLTQAGVAAKMGTRPPAVTRLETALSANKHSPTLVTLKKYAWAVG
- a CDS encoding type IV toxin-antitoxin system AbiEi family antitoxin domain-containing protein translates to MRTHEGNAEEKARGIFRSHQGVLRTADAIRLGVHRRTLYAMRDSGLLEQISRGLYRLADLPPLGNPDLVTVALKIPHGVICLISALAFHDLTTQVPHEVYVAIRQGSEPPRLSFPPIRIFWFSGNAFSEGAEIHKIGEIPLHIYSPEKTVADCFKHRYKIGIEVALEALKAYRRRKSFNVDKLIRCARICRVEKVMRPYLEAIL